A single region of the Acidobacteriota bacterium genome encodes:
- the mutL gene encoding DNA mismatch repair endonuclease MutL, which yields MGPDRTPADRPLRRLADTLISKIAAGEVVERPSSVVKELVENALDAGATRIEIDLVNGGNDRIAVGDDGAGIAAGDVLLALERHATSKIASFEDLLHVGTLGFRGEALSSIAAVSRCELQTARNAGDGHRIRIEGGEVTINEPVAHPRGTTVTVESLFYNVPARKQFLKRAPTELRQATMVVQGYALARPDVTFVMGHSLISGAPRREVLRVQATETDSAGRLERIGQLFGADLVHHLTPLPEPRRRQGIDGFIGDSETARGRRQFVFVNGRLLRDRAVLGIYYKAVKDLLKGGPAPAMFLFLDLPPESVDVNVHPQKAEVRFRDAAVLGRVGNALRAGLEAAKGVEPAPLREPDGPMAPPGWTGAGEVRETEVAMAWDRGGDREESDPAPEAPDWAEKLASRYGGAQAAPAGKLAEVAYSPQPSTPVPLSGRGRDSLRLIGQYKGTMVLLEGPESLLVVDQHVAHERILYERFRRSLGEQQSASQTLLVPRVLELSAAEHAALAECSAGLERCGFSVSSLSGGSAAITAIPAVLPDVEAESLVLRIATRVAAGDELPSEEEALAEYLLTQLAASRACRAAVKMHQALSAEKMEGLIAELFACDHPYTCPHGRPVVLELTDRDLERRFKRR from the coding sequence ATGGGGCCGGACCGCACGCCGGCGGACCGTCCGCTGCGGCGGCTTGCCGACACCCTGATCTCCAAGATCGCGGCCGGCGAGGTCGTCGAGCGTCCGTCGTCGGTGGTCAAGGAACTGGTCGAGAACGCGCTCGACGCCGGAGCGACCCGGATCGAGATCGACCTGGTGAATGGCGGCAACGACCGGATCGCGGTCGGGGACGACGGCGCCGGAATCGCCGCAGGGGACGTGCTTCTGGCACTCGAACGCCATGCGACGAGCAAGATCGCCTCCTTCGAGGATCTTCTCCACGTCGGGACTCTGGGTTTCCGGGGCGAGGCGCTGTCTTCGATCGCCGCTGTTTCGAGATGCGAACTGCAGACTGCCCGCAACGCCGGCGACGGCCATCGGATCCGCATCGAGGGGGGCGAGGTCACGATCAACGAACCGGTGGCTCATCCCCGCGGCACGACGGTGACGGTGGAGTCGCTCTTCTATAACGTGCCGGCGCGCAAACAGTTCCTGAAGCGGGCGCCGACCGAGTTGAGGCAGGCGACGATGGTAGTGCAGGGTTATGCCCTGGCTCGGCCAGATGTGACGTTCGTCATGGGGCACAGCCTGATCAGCGGTGCTCCGCGACGGGAAGTGCTGCGGGTCCAGGCCACCGAGACCGACTCGGCCGGTCGCCTGGAGCGGATCGGTCAACTCTTCGGTGCGGACCTTGTGCACCACCTCACACCGCTGCCGGAGCCGAGGAGGCGGCAGGGAATCGATGGCTTCATCGGCGACAGCGAAACCGCAAGAGGTAGGCGCCAGTTCGTCTTCGTCAACGGGCGCCTGCTGCGCGATCGGGCGGTGCTCGGGATCTACTACAAGGCCGTGAAGGACTTGCTGAAGGGCGGCCCGGCGCCGGCGATGTTCCTGTTCCTCGATTTACCGCCCGAGTCGGTCGACGTCAACGTCCATCCCCAGAAGGCGGAAGTCCGCTTCCGCGACGCGGCGGTGCTCGGACGTGTCGGCAACGCGCTACGGGCCGGACTCGAGGCGGCGAAGGGCGTAGAGCCGGCGCCACTGCGCGAGCCCGATGGCCCGATGGCGCCTCCGGGCTGGACCGGCGCCGGCGAGGTCCGGGAAACGGAAGTCGCGATGGCCTGGGACCGCGGAGGTGATCGGGAGGAGAGCGATCCGGCACCGGAAGCTCCCGACTGGGCCGAGAAACTCGCCAGCCGGTATGGCGGTGCGCAGGCCGCCCCGGCGGGGAAGCTGGCCGAGGTCGCCTACAGCCCTCAGCCCTCCACTCCGGTGCCGCTGTCGGGCCGCGGCCGGGACTCGCTCCGGCTGATCGGGCAGTACAAGGGCACGATGGTCCTGCTCGAGGGGCCGGAATCGCTGCTGGTCGTGGACCAGCACGTGGCCCACGAGCGCATCCTGTACGAGCGGTTTCGCCGCAGTCTTGGCGAGCAGCAGTCCGCCAGCCAGACCCTCCTCGTGCCACGGGTTCTGGAACTCTCGGCGGCCGAACACGCGGCGCTCGCGGAGTGCTCCGCGGGGCTGGAGCGGTGTGGCTTCTCGGTCAGCAGCCTCTCCGGCGGCAGCGCCGCGATCACGGCGATTCCGGCAGTGCTGCCCGACGTCGAAGCGGAGAGTCTGGTGCTGCGGATCGCCACCCGGGTCGCCGCCGGGGACGAGCTTCCGAGCGAGGAGGAGGCCCTGGCCGAGTACCTCCTGACCCAGTTGGCGGCCAGCCGCGCCTGCCGGGCAGCGGTCAAGATGCACCAGGCGCTGTCCGCGGAGAAGATGGAGGGCCTGATCGCGGAACTCTTCGCCTGCGACCACCCGTACACCTGCCCGCATGGCAGGCCGGTGGTGCTGGAGCTGACGGACCGTGACCTGGAGCGACGGTTCAAGCGCCGCTGA
- a CDS encoding type II toxin-antitoxin system HicB family antitoxin, translating into MKYTIVIEKAPNNYAAYAPDLPGCVAAADTRDEVIELMREAIEFHLEGLRRDGDPVPPPQTTAAQIDVAA; encoded by the coding sequence GTGAAGTACACGATCGTCATCGAGAAGGCGCCCAACAACTATGCGGCCTACGCTCCCGATCTCCCGGGCTGCGTTGCGGCGGCGGACACGCGAGACGAAGTCATCGAGCTGATGCGCGAAGCCATCGAGTTCCATCTCGAAGGCCTGCGGCGCGACGGCGACCCGGTGCCCCCGCCCCAGACGACGGCGGCCCAGATCGACGTGGCGGCGTAG
- a CDS encoding RidA family protein, whose amino-acid sequence MTTVKERLEALGLELPAPAPPAANYVPYVRTGSLVFVSGQVPVRDGRLAYRGRVGVDYSLEEAQEAARLVGVNIVAVVAAACDGDLERVRRCVKLGGFVNCSDDFENHPAVINGASDLMVEVFGDKGRHARFAVGTNKLPFNVPVEIDAVFETD is encoded by the coding sequence ATGACGACCGTGAAGGAGCGTCTCGAGGCGCTTGGCCTGGAGCTTCCCGCCCCCGCCCCGCCGGCGGCGAACTACGTTCCCTACGTGCGCACGGGATCGCTCGTCTTCGTCTCCGGCCAGGTGCCGGTGCGCGACGGCCGGCTGGCGTACCGCGGCAGGGTCGGAGTGGACTACTCGCTCGAGGAGGCACAGGAGGCGGCCCGTCTGGTCGGCGTGAACATCGTCGCCGTGGTCGCGGCCGCGTGCGACGGCGACCTGGAGCGTGTGCGCCGCTGCGTGAAGCTGGGCGGTTTCGTGAACTGCAGCGACGACTTCGAGAACCACCCGGCAGTGATCAACGGCGCCTCGGACCTGATGGTCGAAGTCTTCGGCGACAAGGGACGGCACGCCCGCTTCGCGGTCGGAACGAACAAGCTGCCGTTCAACGTTCCGGTCGAGATCGACGCCGTCTTCGAGACCGACTGA
- a CDS encoding MATE family efflux transporter: MPLAGLADTVMLGRLDDVRFLAGVVLAALIFDYLYFGCAFLRMSTTGLTAQAWGREDAGEVSAHLYRALLLAAALGLAAIALRDPLGDAGFGLLSGTAGVEEAGRRYYDARIWGAPAAFANLALVGWFLGRGEAARALLLVVLANLGNIVLNWWFIVHLGWAAFGAGVATAGAQWLSAAAGLVLALAAAGSLPAWPTLFDRAALRQILALSGHLVIRTLLLVTAFAVFTNASALFGATRLAANGVILRVLSLASYFVDGAAFAGETLAGMAFGAGDRRELRRVLLLTLAAAVGCAVVFLVPALAFPDTVYGLLVDHEDVAALAAESNVWLLPVLLFAALAYAFDGFFLGLTRGRLLSRAMAVSLGVGFAPLAWAAVHFRDPDLLWLSMAGLMAARAGTLGYAARPYLVPDRGGA; encoded by the coding sequence CCGCTGGCCGGTCTCGCCGACACCGTGATGCTCGGCCGGCTCGACGATGTCCGCTTCCTGGCCGGCGTCGTCCTCGCGGCCCTCATCTTCGACTACCTCTACTTCGGCTGCGCCTTCCTGCGCATGAGCACGACCGGCCTCACGGCCCAGGCCTGGGGGCGCGAAGACGCCGGGGAAGTCTCGGCGCATCTGTACCGCGCCCTGCTGCTGGCGGCGGCGCTCGGCCTCGCGGCCATAGCGCTCCGGGACCCGCTTGGCGACGCCGGCTTCGGACTCCTGTCCGGCACGGCCGGCGTGGAGGAGGCCGGCCGTCGCTACTACGACGCGCGCATCTGGGGCGCGCCGGCGGCCTTCGCCAACCTGGCGCTGGTGGGCTGGTTCCTGGGCCGCGGCGAGGCCGCGAGAGCGCTGCTCCTGGTCGTTCTGGCCAACCTCGGCAACATCGTGCTCAACTGGTGGTTCATCGTTCACCTCGGCTGGGCCGCGTTCGGAGCCGGGGTCGCCACCGCCGGGGCTCAGTGGCTGAGTGCCGCCGCCGGCTTGGTCCTGGCGCTGGCGGCCGCAGGGTCGCTTCCAGCCTGGCCCACCCTCTTCGACCGCGCCGCGCTGCGTCAGATCCTCGCGCTGAGTGGACACCTGGTGATCCGCACGCTGCTCCTGGTCACCGCCTTCGCCGTGTTCACCAACGCGAGCGCACTCTTCGGCGCCACCCGGCTGGCCGCCAACGGCGTCATTCTTCGCGTATTGAGCCTCGCCTCCTACTTCGTCGACGGGGCGGCCTTCGCCGGCGAAACGCTCGCCGGCATGGCCTTCGGCGCCGGCGACCGCCGCGAGTTACGGCGTGTCCTGCTCCTGACGCTGGCGGCGGCCGTGGGCTGTGCGGTCGTGTTCCTCGTCCCGGCGCTGGCGTTCCCCGATACCGTCTACGGCCTGCTCGTCGATCACGAAGACGTCGCGGCGCTGGCGGCGGAAAGCAACGTCTGGCTGCTGCCGGTGCTCCTCTTCGCCGCCCTCGCCTACGCCTTCGACGGCTTCTTCCTCGGGCTGACGCGGGGCAGGCTGCTCAGCCGCGCGATGGCGGTCAGCCTCGGGGTCGGCTTCGCTCCTCTCGCCTGGGCGGCGGTCCACTTCCGGGATCCGGACCTTCTCTGGCTCAGCATGGCCGGCCTGATGGCCGCGAGGGCGGGAACGCTCGGCTACGCAGCGCGCCCGTACCTGGTACCGGATCGCGGCGGCGCCTGA
- the rnc gene encoding ribonuclease III — protein sequence MTHTSFANEHGLGEHNERLEFLGDSVLGLIAADCLFRNLPVAPEGDLSRVKSHVVSAEALAQRARLLELGSALRLGRGEERSGGRDKQSLLACALEAVIGAVFLDGGLEAVRDVVEPWIEAEAIESADASDAKSMLQELLQGQGLDPPVYRHVGREGPDHDPVFHVECWIDGRTAASARGHSKKAAERNAAREALAALHDVSGA from the coding sequence CTGACCCACACCTCCTTCGCCAACGAGCACGGTCTCGGGGAACACAACGAGCGGCTCGAGTTCCTGGGTGACTCTGTGCTCGGCCTGATCGCGGCCGACTGCCTCTTCAGGAACCTCCCGGTCGCCCCCGAAGGCGACCTGTCGCGGGTGAAGTCCCACGTCGTGAGCGCCGAAGCCCTGGCGCAGCGGGCGCGGCTCCTGGAGCTCGGTTCGGCGCTGCGCCTCGGCCGCGGCGAGGAGCGCTCCGGCGGCCGGGACAAGCAATCGCTCCTAGCGTGCGCGCTAGAGGCCGTGATCGGGGCCGTCTTCCTCGATGGGGGTCTTGAAGCGGTCCGGGACGTGGTCGAGCCGTGGATCGAGGCCGAGGCCATCGAGTCCGCCGACGCCTCCGATGCAAAGTCCATGCTGCAGGAGCTGCTCCAGGGCCAGGGCCTCGATCCCCCCGTGTACCGGCACGTGGGCCGGGAGGGGCCGGATCACGACCCGGTCTTTCACGTCGAGTGCTGGATCGACGGCCGGACCGCCGCCAGCGCCCGCGGCCACTCGAAGAAGGCGGCCGAGCGCAACGCCGCCCGAGAGGCGCTGGCCGCGCTCCACGACGTCAGCGGCGCTTGA
- a CDS encoding LLM class flavin-dependent oxidoreductase, whose protein sequence is MTTTSEARNGLPAISLAAVPGRRRLTLDLAAEIERRGFSGIYCPSMGDGLALCEALALRTERIPFGTSIVNIYTRHVTEFAYTASFIHEVSRGRFWFGVGVSHAPAHKRLGVTVGKPLGDIRAFVDELKAVRGAGELPPIVLATLRDRMIATAAEIGDGMVFANGARSRMSHSLAAAGEKATDPDFFVGNMIPTVISDDRGLAAARNRKTLSRYALLPNYRNYWKAAGYVEEMEAVERAVERGEMDRIPGLLTDRWLADCTLFGSAAEVRDGVERWLDAGIRTPILVPSSAAGNQIKAFEELFAAYS, encoded by the coding sequence ATGACGACGACCTCCGAAGCGCGGAACGGCCTCCCGGCGATCTCGCTCGCCGCTGTTCCCGGGCGTCGCCGGCTGACCCTCGACCTGGCGGCGGAGATCGAGCGCCGCGGGTTCAGCGGCATCTACTGCCCGAGCATGGGGGACGGGCTGGCGTTGTGCGAGGCGCTCGCGCTCCGTACGGAACGGATTCCGTTCGGCACGTCGATCGTCAACATCTACACCCGTCACGTGACGGAGTTCGCGTACACGGCGTCGTTCATCCACGAGGTGTCCCGGGGCCGCTTCTGGTTCGGCGTGGGCGTCAGCCACGCGCCGGCTCACAAGCGGCTGGGCGTCACCGTTGGCAAGCCGCTGGGCGACATCCGGGCCTTCGTCGACGAGCTCAAAGCCGTGCGGGGCGCCGGCGAGCTTCCGCCGATCGTCCTCGCCACGCTGCGCGACCGGATGATCGCCACCGCAGCCGAGATCGGTGACGGCATGGTGTTCGCGAACGGCGCCCGTTCCCGCATGAGCCATTCCCTGGCGGCGGCGGGGGAGAAGGCGACCGATCCGGACTTCTTCGTAGGCAACATGATCCCGACCGTGATCTCGGACGACCGGGGACTGGCGGCGGCGCGCAACCGGAAGACGCTGTCCCGCTACGCCCTGCTGCCGAACTACCGCAACTACTGGAAGGCGGCCGGCTACGTCGAGGAGATGGAAGCCGTGGAGCGCGCCGTGGAGCGGGGCGAGATGGACCGCATCCCGGGCCTGCTTACCGATCGCTGGCTTGCCGACTGCACGCTGTTCGGCAGCGCGGCGGAGGTCCGAGACGGCGTCGAACGGTGGTTGGATGCCGGCATCCGTACCCCGATCCTGGTGCCGTCGTCGGCGGCGGGCAACCAGATCAAGGCGTTCGAAGAGCTCTTCGCCGCCTACTCTTAG
- the mgtE gene encoding magnesium transporter, with protein MSTQRVEILGDTMRRLARRGARRNLSRVLSKVRPGDVSAALRKLVPTEQLFVVRLALEDYPDSAGEVLLELEPGERRPLLEELTPSEIAGLLAPLAVDDSVEIVDGLEDELREAVMALLDRPDRDELQTQFAYEEDTAGRIMNTEFFSLPEDTAVGDAIAKIREHGEVEMIFYLYVVDPEGRLAGVLSLRELLLSVPSRTLGEIMNRGLVTAHTDTDQEEVARLASRYDFLAVPVVDDRRRLLGLVTVDDVIDIVQEEAEEDFYKMVGTSDDELLYRERSWRVAGIRLPWLLVNLIGLTLTGVLMKQFQLRLNEAFLLAFAPVVMGMGGNIGSQTMTLTVRGLATGRIGEGGGRMRRFLMQQIRIGLVVGLVCSGVAAGVAAFLEQNPAYSAVVASSLFLAIMLASLIGSLLPMAFERMGIDPAVASGPMVTTSSDITGILVYFGLATLMIDWLVR; from the coding sequence ATGTCCACCCAGAGGGTCGAGATTCTCGGCGATACGATGCGCCGGCTCGCGCGCCGCGGAGCCAGGCGGAACCTTTCCCGCGTGCTGAGCAAGGTGCGGCCCGGAGACGTCTCCGCCGCGCTCAGGAAACTGGTGCCCACGGAGCAGTTGTTCGTGGTCCGCCTCGCGCTCGAGGACTACCCGGATTCGGCCGGCGAGGTGCTGCTCGAGCTGGAGCCCGGGGAACGGCGCCCGTTGCTGGAGGAACTGACTCCGTCCGAGATCGCCGGGTTGCTCGCTCCGCTCGCGGTCGACGACAGCGTCGAGATCGTCGACGGCCTGGAGGACGAGCTGCGCGAGGCCGTGATGGCGCTGCTCGACCGGCCCGACCGGGACGAACTGCAGACGCAGTTCGCGTACGAGGAGGACACCGCCGGCCGGATCATGAACACGGAGTTCTTCTCCCTTCCGGAGGACACCGCGGTCGGTGACGCGATCGCCAAGATCCGCGAGCACGGCGAGGTCGAGATGATCTTCTACCTGTACGTCGTCGATCCGGAGGGCCGTCTGGCCGGTGTCCTGTCGCTGCGGGAGCTCCTGCTCTCCGTTCCGAGCCGCACCCTGGGCGAGATCATGAACCGCGGTCTGGTCACGGCGCACACGGATACGGACCAGGAAGAAGTCGCGCGGCTCGCTTCGCGCTACGACTTCCTCGCGGTTCCCGTGGTGGACGACCGCCGCCGCCTGCTGGGTCTCGTGACCGTCGACGACGTGATCGACATCGTGCAGGAGGAGGCGGAGGAAGATTTCTACAAGATGGTGGGCACGTCGGACGACGAACTGCTGTACCGCGAGCGGTCCTGGCGCGTGGCCGGCATCCGCCTGCCGTGGTTGCTCGTCAACCTGATCGGGCTGACCTTGACCGGCGTCCTGATGAAGCAGTTCCAGTTGCGCCTGAACGAAGCGTTCCTGCTGGCCTTCGCGCCCGTTGTCATGGGCATGGGCGGCAACATCGGCAGTCAGACGATGACCCTTACCGTGCGCGGTCTGGCCACCGGCAGGATCGGCGAGGGCGGCGGCCGCATGCGCCGCTTCCTGATGCAGCAGATCCGGATCGGCCTCGTCGTCGGGCTGGTGTGTTCGGGAGTCGCCGCCGGAGTCGCGGCGTTCCTCGAACAGAACCCGGCCTACAGCGCCGTGGTCGCGAGTTCTCTGTTCCTCGCCATCATGCTCGCGTCGCTGATCGGCTCGCTCCTACCGATGGCCTTCGAGCGGATGGGGATCGACCCGGCTGTGGCCAGCGGCCCCATGGTCACGACGTCCAGCGACATCACGGGCATCCTGGTGTACTTCGGCCTCGCCACCCTGATGATCGACTGGCTGGTTCGCTGA
- the asnS gene encoding asparagine--tRNA ligase — MSGWNTIPELGDLIGQEVRLRGWVDARRSSGRIGFIRLRESGATVQLVISRKEVDDASWEVLQHAAQESTVAATGTAAADPRSPGGVEVHVSSLALVHGADGYPITPKEHGTAFLMDHRHLWLRSSRQRAVLRIRSEVCQAIHDFHRERGYYLVDSPILTPAACEGTSTLFETPYFDHGNAYLSQSGQLYLEPAAAALGKVYCFGPTFRAEKSKTRRHLMEFWMVEPEAAFLDFDGLCELAEDFLVYLAGRVLENCGDPLALLERDVSKLEAIQKPFPRLRYTEAIDLLRRQGSEIEFGEDFGAPEETSITREFDRPVMITHYPTSLKAFYMEPDPDDPSLALALDVIAPEGYGEIIGGSQRIHDHDLLLARLKEHDLPLEAFQWYLDIRRYGTFEHSGFGMGVERFVAWMAGVPHLRETIPYPRTMDRIYP; from the coding sequence TTGAGCGGCTGGAACACGATTCCCGAACTCGGCGACCTGATCGGCCAGGAAGTAAGGCTGCGCGGCTGGGTTGACGCCCGGCGGTCCAGCGGCAGGATCGGCTTCATTCGCCTGCGGGAATCGGGCGCCACGGTGCAGCTCGTGATCAGCCGAAAGGAGGTGGACGACGCCTCCTGGGAGGTGCTCCAGCACGCCGCCCAGGAGTCGACCGTCGCCGCCACCGGCACCGCCGCCGCCGACCCGCGCTCCCCCGGCGGAGTCGAGGTTCACGTCTCCTCCCTGGCGCTGGTCCACGGCGCCGATGGCTACCCGATCACGCCGAAGGAACACGGCACCGCGTTCCTGATGGATCATCGCCATCTCTGGCTGCGCTCCAGCCGCCAGCGGGCGGTGCTGCGGATCCGCAGCGAGGTATGCCAGGCGATCCACGACTTCCACCGTGAACGCGGCTACTACCTCGTCGATTCGCCGATCCTGACGCCAGCCGCCTGCGAGGGCACGTCGACGCTGTTCGAGACGCCGTACTTCGACCACGGCAATGCCTACCTGAGCCAGTCGGGGCAGCTCTATCTCGAACCGGCGGCGGCCGCCCTGGGCAAGGTCTACTGCTTCGGCCCCACCTTCCGGGCCGAGAAGTCGAAGACCCGGCGCCACCTGATGGAGTTCTGGATGGTCGAGCCGGAAGCCGCCTTTCTCGACTTCGACGGCCTGTGCGAGCTGGCCGAGGACTTCCTCGTCTACCTGGCCGGCCGCGTGCTCGAGAACTGCGGCGACCCGTTGGCCCTCCTGGAGCGCGACGTTTCGAAGCTCGAAGCCATCCAGAAGCCCTTTCCGCGTCTCCGTTACACGGAAGCGATCGATCTTCTGCGCCGCCAGGGCTCGGAGATCGAGTTCGGGGAAGACTTCGGCGCTCCCGAGGAAACGTCGATCACCCGGGAGTTCGATCGGCCAGTGATGATCACCCACTACCCGACGTCGCTCAAGGCCTTCTACATGGAACCCGATCCGGACGATCCGTCGCTGGCCCTCGCCCTCGACGTGATCGCTCCCGAGGGCTACGGCGAGATCATCGGCGGCAGTCAGCGAATCCACGACCACGACCTGCTCCTCGCCCGGCTCAAGGAACACGACCTGCCGCTCGAGGCCTTCCAGTGGTATCTCGACATCCGCCGCTACGGGACGTTCGAACACAGCGGCTTCGGCATGGGCGTCGAGCGCTTCGTCGCCTGGATGGCGGGCGTCCCCCACCTGCGCGAGACGATTCCCTACCCGCGCACGATGGACCGGATCTACCCCTGA
- a CDS encoding pyridoxamine 5'-phosphate oxidase family protein: MPTMTETERDAFLVEPGFLMRIGTVCDDGRPLVTPIWFIFEEGAIWFTPRENSVWFANLRRDPRTCLAIDEQNLPYRKVLVEGEAELVHDTGVDDVWRDRYRRIACRYVPEDAAEDYIQATIDQPRGLYRLPLAQATVRTWRMPVDDEDQAGIWHQRYYRPGTILSR; the protein is encoded by the coding sequence ATGCCGACGATGACCGAGACCGAACGCGACGCCTTCCTCGTCGAGCCCGGCTTCCTGATGCGGATCGGCACCGTCTGCGACGACGGCAGACCTCTCGTGACCCCGATCTGGTTCATCTTCGAGGAGGGAGCGATCTGGTTCACCCCACGCGAGAACTCCGTCTGGTTCGCCAACCTCCGCCGGGATCCCCGCACCTGCCTCGCGATCGACGAGCAGAACCTCCCCTACCGCAAGGTCCTCGTCGAAGGCGAGGCGGAACTCGTCCACGACACCGGCGTCGACGACGTCTGGCGCGACCGCTACCGCCGGATCGCCTGCCGCTACGTCCCGGAGGACGCTGCCGAGGACTACATCCAGGCCACGATCGACCAGCCGCGCGGGCTCTACCGGCTTCCGCTCGCCCAGGCCACCGTCCGCACGTGGCGCATGCCGGTCGACGACGAGGACCAGGCCGGCATCTGGCACCAGCGGTACTACCGCCCGGGCACCATTCTCAGCCGCTGA
- the recO gene encoding DNA repair protein RecO, whose product MKRRSGEALLLQTIDLHERDRIVVFLSRDWGLKRGAARSARARFSRFGGELQQLAKVHLSWFEKPDRDLVRLGDAEMIRSPGALHADLEGILVSSYLAEHMQVFAQENEPDNHLYRLLDTTVQALTTGCDRSLAARYLECWTLRLSGVFPTPRHCPSCGDALGDEAVLAVDAAGLLCASCGAGAGANRRIGEPALSFLRRIGGADLVRLQENGGFEESTLKAVEAVAREVRRAFLGRELRSYGVMQRTLRDVAS is encoded by the coding sequence ATGAAGCGGCGAAGCGGGGAGGCACTGCTGCTTCAGACGATCGATCTTCACGAGCGGGACCGGATCGTCGTCTTTCTCAGCCGCGACTGGGGGTTGAAACGAGGAGCCGCGCGCAGCGCCCGAGCCCGCTTCAGCCGCTTCGGCGGCGAGCTGCAGCAGCTCGCGAAGGTGCATCTGTCGTGGTTCGAGAAGCCCGACAGGGATCTGGTGCGGCTGGGCGACGCGGAGATGATCCGGAGCCCCGGCGCGCTCCACGCCGACCTGGAGGGGATCCTCGTTTCCTCGTACCTCGCCGAGCACATGCAGGTGTTCGCGCAGGAGAACGAGCCGGACAATCATCTCTATCGGCTGCTGGATACGACCGTGCAGGCACTGACCACCGGCTGCGATCGCTCGCTGGCGGCCCGCTACCTGGAATGCTGGACGCTCCGGCTCTCCGGTGTGTTCCCGACGCCCCGGCACTGCCCCTCCTGCGGCGACGCGCTCGGTGACGAGGCGGTTCTGGCCGTCGACGCCGCCGGTCTGCTGTGCGCCTCCTGCGGCGCCGGTGCGGGCGCGAACCGCCGGATCGGTGAGCCGGCGCTGTCCTTCCTGCGCCGCATCGGCGGCGCCGACCTCGTGCGGCTGCAGGAGAACGGGGGGTTCGAGGAGTCGACGCTCAAGGCGGTCGAGGCCGTGGCGCGCGAGGTCCGGCGCGCCTTCCTGGGCCGGGAGCTGCGAAGCTACGGCGTGATGCAGCGGACCCTGCGGGACGTGGCCTCCTGA
- a CDS encoding SDR family NAD(P)-dependent oxidoreductase, with translation MGKLEGKTALVTGGGTGIGRATALLFAREGASIIVSGRRLEPLEAAVSEIEAGGGNAWAHSADMENPEAVRGLAAAVLERHATVDVLVHNAGHSSKVRSTRYISQEEWDSVMAVNATGPAMLTKALLPAMLDHGGATVIMVSSMAAIRPGVMAGTAYGAAKAASRNYIMGLGAELRQLGIRATSVLPGEVDTPILDNRPRPPSEEERAGMMMAEDIAEAILTAAALPERTVIEEMTLMPTKLRDYSADIAAARTLGAPEED, from the coding sequence ATGGGAAAGCTCGAAGGAAAGACCGCCCTGGTTACCGGCGGCGGCACCGGCATCGGCCGGGCCACCGCGCTGCTCTTTGCCCGCGAGGGCGCGTCGATCATCGTTTCGGGACGACGGCTCGAGCCGCTCGAGGCGGCCGTTTCCGAGATCGAGGCCGGCGGCGGCAACGCCTGGGCACACTCGGCCGACATGGAGAATCCGGAGGCCGTCCGGGGCCTCGCGGCCGCCGTCCTGGAGCGTCACGCCACGGTCGACGTCCTGGTCCACAACGCGGGGCACAGCTCGAAGGTGCGAAGCACCCGCTACATCTCGCAGGAGGAATGGGACAGCGTGATGGCGGTCAACGCGACCGGTCCGGCGATGCTGACGAAGGCCCTGCTGCCAGCCATGCTCGACCACGGCGGCGCCACGGTGATCATGGTGTCGTCGATGGCGGCGATCCGGCCGGGCGTCATGGCCGGCACCGCCTACGGCGCCGCCAAGGCGGCTTCCCGCAACTACATCATGGGGCTCGGCGCCGAACTCCGGCAGCTCGGCATCCGCGCCACCAGCGTACTCCCCGGAGAAGTCGACACGCCGATCCTCGACAACCGGCCCCGGCCGCCGTCGGAGGAAGAACGGGCCGGGATGATGATGGCCGAGGACATCGCCGAGGCGATCCTGACCGCGGCGGCGCTGCCTGAACGGACCGTGATCGAGGAGATGACCCTGATGCCGACGAAGCTCCGCGACTACTCCGCCGACATCGCCGCGGCCCGGACCCTGGGCGCGCCGGAGGAGGACTAG
- a CDS encoding DUF2085 domain-containing protein, with protein sequence MASPATLAVTATLAVLCCLVIGLVVATPFLAASGGQAAALLYEAFAPVCHQIAERSFHLAGHPLAVCHRCFGFYAGFTLGLIVLPLFRPTRDWLLEKPRRILLFLTPTAIDWLLPINTPASRFVTAVLAAAPIAILVWAAVGQIVQQMPRNLPPENP encoded by the coding sequence GTGGCGAGCCCCGCTACGTTGGCGGTGACCGCAACGCTGGCCGTGCTGTGCTGCCTGGTGATCGGATTGGTGGTCGCCACGCCGTTCCTGGCCGCTTCGGGAGGACAGGCGGCGGCGCTGCTCTACGAAGCGTTCGCGCCGGTCTGCCACCAGATCGCCGAACGCAGCTTCCATCTGGCAGGCCACCCCCTGGCCGTGTGCCACCGCTGCTTCGGTTTCTACGCCGGCTTCACTCTGGGGCTGATCGTGCTGCCGCTGTTTCGTCCCACGCGCGACTGGCTACTCGAGAAGCCCAGGCGCATTCTCCTGTTCCTCACGCCGACGGCGATCGACTGGCTACTGCCGATAAACACACCGGCGAGCCGGTTTGTGACCGCCGTACTGGCGGCAGCGCCGATCGCCATCCTGGTCTGGGCGGCGGTCGGCCAGATCGTGCAACAGATGCCCCGAAACTTGCCACCCGAGAACCCGTAG